One genomic region from Cydia amplana chromosome Z, ilCydAmpl1.1, whole genome shotgun sequence encodes:
- the LOC134661109 gene encoding uncharacterized protein LOC134661109 isoform X1 yields the protein MSINQEFGNRRRQIIPSARRSIHSHGRFADAGDMARYGDDNSSNDEREEDAGGVDEVDNVMSKFSDTSSPVAMRRRNSLTPQNLQYTDDSDEHGVLAKSLPATLPSRSYYSDDFDSWRSLSTHLNKSDSVSPRLRGNRSADSRNSSFASRSPNVSHRIYQSSREQEQKTTGNIPKYLVGLLTVLCATYYYDLFSSSDQQARYDEMKFRSDLNELGAKYKVTDDSILQLQAGISTIFEREDTSCFIFLYNSQKIDYDPSEFDGFVDNVVSSTAKFLRNYTTPSKHRVVDGADLNMGSHTQLVRAYQDDIATAGVLLVKDVALVPSTLAMAFHYYCDEYQPLVRKSAIFFTLNTAKCHSSGEKSSHASAERCLKEKWNTVPKDNIGPLLTRVANVVVDVTGDV from the exons atgagTATAAATCAAGAATTTGGG AATAGGAGGCGTCAGATAATACCATCTGCGAGAAGAAGCATTCATTCTCACGGTCGGTTCGCCGACGCAGGGGATATGGCGCGGTATGGCGATGACAATAGCAGCAACGACGAGCGCGAGGAGGACGCAGGTGGGGTTGACGAGGTGGACAACGTTATGAG CAAATTTTCTGATACTTCGAGCCCAGTTGCCATGAGGAGAAGAAATTCTTTGACACCCCAAAATCTACAATACACAGATGATTCTGATGAACA CGGTGTCCTAGCCAAGTCCTTACCCGCCACACTCCCGTCACGTTCATATTACAGTGACGACTTTGATAGTTGGCGGTCGCTGAGCACACATCTTAATAAGTCCGACTCAGtatcgccccggcttcgcggcAATAGAAGCGCTGACAGTCGAAACTCTAGCTTCGCCAGCAGATCTCCAAACGTTTCCCACAGAATATACCAATCGAGCAGAGAACAAGAACAAAAAACCACAGGAAACATACCCAAATACTTAGTCGGTCTGTTGACCGTGTTATGCGCTACGTATTATTATGATTTGTTTAGCTCGTCAGACCAGCAGGCTAGATATGATGAGATGAAATTTCGCAGTGATCTGAATGAATTGGGAGCGAAATACAAAGTAACTGACGACTCGATACTACAGTTACAAGCAG gaATATCAACGATATTTGAGAGAGAAGATACTAGCtgttttatatttctttataacAGCCAAAAAATTGATTACGATCCTAGCGAGTTTGATGGGTTCGTTGACAATGTGGTTTCAAGTACGGCCAAATTTTTAC gtaactACACGACACCATCCAAGCACCGAGTCGTAGACGGCGCCGACTTAAACATGGGCAGTCACACTCAACTGGTCCGCGCCTACCAGGACGACATAGCGACGGCGGGGGTGCTCCTCGTCAAGGACGTCGCCCTCGTGCCGTCGACGCTCGCCATGGCCTTCCACTACTACTGCGACGAGTACCAGCCACTAGTCAGGAAGAGCGCCATATTCTTCACTTTGAACACCGCCAAATGCCACAGTTCAG GCGAAAAATCATCTCATGCATCCGCGGAAAGATGCCTAAAGGAAAAATGGAATACCGTCCCTAAAGACAACATCGGGCCCCTGCTGACCAGGGTAGCGAACGTCGTGGTCGATGTCACCGGAGACGTGTAA
- the LOC134661109 gene encoding uncharacterized protein LOC134661109 isoform X2 codes for MSINQEFGNRRRQIIPSARRSIHSHGRFADAGDMARYGDDNSSNDEREEDAGGVDEVDNVMSKFSDTSSPVAMRRRNSLTPQNLQYTDDSDEHDDFDSWRSLSTHLNKSDSVSPRLRGNRSADSRNSSFASRSPNVSHRIYQSSREQEQKTTGNIPKYLVGLLTVLCATYYYDLFSSSDQQARYDEMKFRSDLNELGAKYKVTDDSILQLQAGISTIFEREDTSCFIFLYNSQKIDYDPSEFDGFVDNVVSSTAKFLRNYTTPSKHRVVDGADLNMGSHTQLVRAYQDDIATAGVLLVKDVALVPSTLAMAFHYYCDEYQPLVRKSAIFFTLNTAKCHSSGEKSSHASAERCLKEKWNTVPKDNIGPLLTRVANVVVDVTGDV; via the exons atgagTATAAATCAAGAATTTGGG AATAGGAGGCGTCAGATAATACCATCTGCGAGAAGAAGCATTCATTCTCACGGTCGGTTCGCCGACGCAGGGGATATGGCGCGGTATGGCGATGACAATAGCAGCAACGACGAGCGCGAGGAGGACGCAGGTGGGGTTGACGAGGTGGACAACGTTATGAG CAAATTTTCTGATACTTCGAGCCCAGTTGCCATGAGGAGAAGAAATTCTTTGACACCCCAAAATCTACAATACACAGATGATTCTGATGAACA TGACGACTTTGATAGTTGGCGGTCGCTGAGCACACATCTTAATAAGTCCGACTCAGtatcgccccggcttcgcggcAATAGAAGCGCTGACAGTCGAAACTCTAGCTTCGCCAGCAGATCTCCAAACGTTTCCCACAGAATATACCAATCGAGCAGAGAACAAGAACAAAAAACCACAGGAAACATACCCAAATACTTAGTCGGTCTGTTGACCGTGTTATGCGCTACGTATTATTATGATTTGTTTAGCTCGTCAGACCAGCAGGCTAGATATGATGAGATGAAATTTCGCAGTGATCTGAATGAATTGGGAGCGAAATACAAAGTAACTGACGACTCGATACTACAGTTACAAGCAG gaATATCAACGATATTTGAGAGAGAAGATACTAGCtgttttatatttctttataacAGCCAAAAAATTGATTACGATCCTAGCGAGTTTGATGGGTTCGTTGACAATGTGGTTTCAAGTACGGCCAAATTTTTAC gtaactACACGACACCATCCAAGCACCGAGTCGTAGACGGCGCCGACTTAAACATGGGCAGTCACACTCAACTGGTCCGCGCCTACCAGGACGACATAGCGACGGCGGGGGTGCTCCTCGTCAAGGACGTCGCCCTCGTGCCGTCGACGCTCGCCATGGCCTTCCACTACTACTGCGACGAGTACCAGCCACTAGTCAGGAAGAGCGCCATATTCTTCACTTTGAACACCGCCAAATGCCACAGTTCAG GCGAAAAATCATCTCATGCATCCGCGGAAAGATGCCTAAAGGAAAAATGGAATACCGTCCCTAAAGACAACATCGGGCCCCTGCTGACCAGGGTAGCGAACGTCGTGGTCGATGTCACCGGAGACGTGTAA
- the LOC134660968 gene encoding uncharacterized protein LOC134660968 isoform X2, translating to MEENWKLWVQKFKIFLLAEDLEAVSDDRKIALLLHNMGDKGVEIYNSFNLEPKQTFEEVLKKFNAYFIPKVNITMQRHKFFTRAQGPTESFDDFLTDLQNRSMTCNFSDKREELVRDVIVIGLANTAMKERLLRTEDLTLQKTITMCRAAELSQKQVTELTNEIAATSVLNVSTVPVHNVNNVNTSRTRSVKTRKCYRCGNNWDRTHQCPAIGCKCQKCGIPNHFAKVCRNKQVAAITEKQVEDDSEESFFVGCINSECECE from the exons ATGGAAGAGAATTGGAAATTGTGGGtccaaaaatttaaaatatttcttcttGCCGAGGACCTTGAAGCAGTTTCCGATGACCGTAAAATAGCTCTGCTGCTCCATAACATGGGTGACAAGGGTGTAGAAATATACAATTCGTTTAATTTAGAGCCAAAGCAAACCTTTGAAGAAGTCCTAAAGAAATTTAATGCATATTTCATTCCAAAAGTTAACATCACGATGCAACGCCATAAATTTTTTACAAGGGCACAAGGACCTACAGAGTCCTTCGACGATTTCCTTACTGACCTTCAGAACAGAAGTATGACATGCAACTTCAGTGACAAGAGAGAGGAACTCGTGAGAGACGTTATCGTCATAGGTCTAGCTAATACCGCTATGAAGGAGAGGCTTCTGCGCACGGAGGATCTGACTCTGCAGAAGACCATCACCATGTGCAGAGCTGCGGAATTGTCTCAAAAACAAGTTACGGAACTAACGAATGAGATAGCTGCGACCTCCGTGCTCAACGTCAGCACTGTGCCAGTACATAACGTCAACAATGTCAATACTTCAAGAACAAGAAGCGTCAAGACAAGAAAATGCTATCGCTGCGGAAATAACTGGGATCGCACGCATCAATGCCCAGCTATAGGTTGCAAGTGCCAGAAGTGTGGTATTCCTAATCATTTTGCGAAGGTTTGCAGAAACAAACAGGTTGCAGCCATAACAGAGAAGCAGGTTGAAGACGACAGCGAGGAGTCCTTCTTCGTTGGCTGTATCAACAGTGAGTGTGAATGCGAAT GA
- the LOC134660968 gene encoding uncharacterized protein K02A2.6-like isoform X1, whose amino-acid sequence MVRQQIITKNEDPMEWVNSTVVTKKKNNKIRVCIDPRYLNKFIIRKHKQLPTVDDILDKLSGSKYFSKFDCSSGFWTVQLDSESSKLCTFSTPFGNYSYKRLPFGLSVSTEAFQERMEETFSDIDNVQFYVDDLIIYASTVEEHNKVLLNVLKRAQECNVKFNREKSQVLRKEISFLGMIVSDQGVKPDPIKVMAISELKCIHDKKELERFLGMTNYLSKFINNYSTITSPLRELLKKDILFQWLPSHENAFNKLKEALTNAPTLKLFDSNKDVVVSVDCSSEGVGACLLQDRQPIAYASKALTECQKGYAQVEREMFAIVFGCIKFHKYILGKHTLVETDHSALEILFKKPLSLVPARLQRMMLKIQGYDITVKYVPGKQMYISDFLSRSFLVDKNDETKEFDEEFNKEIICHVEVMIDSLPISSDKRQLIAMKTNEDATLSCLKDYIHNGWPNSKNNLNELVKPFWNFRNELSLVDQIILRNNLIVIPVALQKMMLEIIHEGHLGLNTCLRRAKNVLFWPGLTSQIKELCNNCQTCALFRKNNTKEPIQFHDIPRLPWLKLGTDLFEFNKQYYLVVVDYYSKFFEVARLNDLSSGTIINHIKSMIARHGCPLEIISDNGPQYSCKEFKEFADAYGFKHITSSPDYPKSNGLAESSVKIVKSIFKKCKEDNTDPYIALLNFRNSPKENSPSPANLLFNRNLNNRCPVSANYLKPKIYTRNYFLDKELQHKVENHYNKTARPLRQLEIGQGIMFKKKMSDDRWQKGSVVNKADFPRSYIVKDEQGRQYRRNRQHLRNINEYESTNCTENESVNPNSYVINYDSNDSDCESFYEAEESDDQELIDTSEVSQSNTGINDTPEPNFDLYKTRSGRIVKAPSRLIES is encoded by the coding sequence ATGGTGAGACAGCAAATAATCACCAAAAATGAGGATCCGATGGAGTGGGTCAACTCAACTGTTGTAaccaaaaagaaaaacaataaaatacgcGTATGTATTGACCCtcggtacttaaataaattcattatcAGAAAACACAAGCAATTGCCAACGGTTGATGACATACTAGATAAGTTATCAGGCTCTAAGTATTTTTCTAAATTTGACTGTAGCAGTGGGTTTTGGACAGTACAGCTTGACTCAGAAAGTTCAAAGTTATGCACGTTTTCTACTCCATTTGGTAACTACTCCTATAAACGATTGCCATTTGGACTTTCTGTGTCAACAGAAGCATTTCAGGAACGCATGGAAGAGACTTTTAGTGATATTGATAATGTACAATTTTATGTCgatgatttaataatttatgcCAGCACCGTGGAAGAACATAATAAAGTGTTACTAAATGTATTGAAAAGAGCTCAAGAATGTAATGTCAAATTCAATAGGGAGAAGTCCCAAGTTCTGCGTAAAGAAATTTCATTTCTTGGCATGATTGTAAGTGACCAAGGGGTTAAACCTGATCCAATTAAAGTAATGGCCATTTCCGAATTAAAATGCATTCATGATAAGAAAGAACTTGAACGATTTCTAGGAATGACAAATTACCTGTCAAAATTTATCAACAATTACTCGACTATTACAAGCCCGTTGCGCGAGCTTCTTAAAAAAGACAtattatttcaatggcttccttCTCATGAAAATGCTTTTAATAAACTTAAGGAGGCATTAACGAACGCTCCCACGCTTAAATTATTTGACAGCAATAAAGATGTAGTCGTTTCGGTAGATTGCAGCTCGGAAGGAGTAGGCGCTTGTCTTTTACAAGACAGACAGCCTATTGCATATGCTTCTAAGGCGCTAACTGAATGTCAGAAAGGTTATGCCCAGGTTGAACGCGAGATGTTTGCTATTGTATTTGGATGCATCAAATTCCATAAGTATATTTTAGGAAAACATACCCTAGTTGAAACTGATCATTCGGCAttagaaattttatttaaaaaacccctGTCTTTAGTACCTGCAAGACTACAAAGAATGATGCTTAAAATACAAGGGTATGACATTACTGTTAAGTATGTACCTGGAAAACAAATGTATATATCAGATTTTCTCAGTCGCTCTTTCCTAGTTGACAAGAATGATGAGACAAAGGAATTTGATGAAGAGtttaataaagaaattatttGTCATGTTGAGGTCATGATAGATTCGTTGCCTATTTCAAGTGACAAGCGACAACTCATTGCCATGAAAACGAACGAGGATGCCACATTGTCCTGTTTAAAAGATTATATTCATAATGGTTGGCCAAATTCTAAGAACAATCTAAATGAATTAGTAAAACCTTTCTGGAATTTTCGCAATGAATTGTCCCTAGTCGACCAAATAATTTTAAGAAATAATCTTATTGTGATACCAGTAGCATtacaaaaaatgatgttagaaattaTTCATGAAGGTCACTTAGGATTAAATACATGTCTTCGTAGAGCTAAAAACGTTCTATTTTGGCCTGGATTGACAAGTCAAATTAAAGAACTCTGCAACAACTGTCAAACATGTGCCTTATTTAGGAAAAACAATACTAAAGAACCAATTCAATTTCATGACATACCTAGACTACCATGGCTAAAGTTAGGCACTGATCTTTTtgaatttaataaacaatactATCTGGTTGTTGTAGACTATTACAGTAAATTTTTTGAAGTTGCTCGATTAAATGACTTGTCTTCAGGAACCATCATCAATCATATTAAGTCTATGATAGCTAGACATGGTTGTCCTTTAGAGATTATAAGTGACAATGGTCCACAGTATTCctgtaaagagtttaaagaaTTTGCGGATGCATATGGATTTAAGCATATTACTTCGTCTCCTGACTACCCAAAGTCGAACGGGTTAGCGGAATcttctgtcaaaattgtcaaatccatatttaaaaaatgtaaagagGATAACACAGACCCTTATATAGCGTTATTAAATTTCAGAAATAGTCCCAAGGAAAATAGCCCTTCTCCAGCTAACCTTTTgttcaatcgaaacttaaataaccgTTGTCCTGTGTCTGCAAATTATTTAAAGCCTAAAATATATACTAGAAACTATTTCTTAGATAAAGAGTTGCAACATAAGGTAGAAAACCACTACAATAAAACTGCTAGGCCTCTAAGACAATTAGAGATAGGTCAGGGTATCATGTTTAAGAAAAAGATGTCTGATGATCGCTGGCAAAAAGGAAGTGTTGTAAATAAGGCTGACTTCCCTCGTTCCTACATTGTAAAGGATGAACAAGGTCGCCAATATAGGAGAAACAGACAACATTTGCGTAACATAAATGAATATGAGTCAACTAATTGTACTGAAAATGAGTCTGTTAATCCTAACTCTTATGTTATAAACTATGATAGTAATGATAGCGACTGTGAATCCTTTTATGAAGCAGAAGAAAGTGATGATCAGGAGCTCATTGATACAAGTGAAGTGAGTCAAAGCAATACTGGAATCAATGATACTCCGGAACCAAATTTTGACTTGTATAAGACGAGGTCTGGACGAATAGTCAAGGCTCCGTCGAGACTAATTGAATCTTAG
- the LOC134661271 gene encoding trypsin delta-like, translated as MKKRVFTIFLGLLCISYAENVKKSVDNLGADVNDDIGDNDEAKDIAMEIPDIEPENKTRIQLCSARRQSNNMHPILNATAKQFPFMASCLSLSEGHICSGTVVANGLILTTASCIQKQINAVLLSTTSSKRTATSVRISVIKTEKFPTYQGEESLNDIGVVYTHKFNSSVASKIKLSNYTSAQNLIDMEIFGFGLNAQSGAEELLQYVGVENRFSVSPSNKLDVFIDCIESKEPICFSDYGGPAVFGNELVGVITSGSKNCIQEMSPNYAINKVMATVLPTYSFKAWLDEIIRNEEARNIVSIPTFPQKLVGIEELNKFSSAFNPVACVHTIFLLCMFLFYFH; from the coding sequence ATGAAAAAACgtgtttttactatatttttaggGCTTCTCTGTATTTCTTACGCAGAAAATGTGAAAAAAAGCGTCGATAATTTAGGAGCCGACGTGAACGACGACATTGGCGACAACGATGAGGCTAAAGATATAGCTATGGAGATTCCGGATATCGAACCAGAAAACAAAACCAGAATTCAACTATGCAGTGCTAGAAGGCAAAGTAACAATATGCATCCTATTCTAAACGCGACTGCCAAACAGTTCCCCTTCATGGCTTCATGCCTATCTCTTAGTGAAGGACATATATGTTCTGGCACGGTAGTCGCCAATGGCTTGATACTAACCACGGCTTCATGTATCCAAAAGCAAATCAATGCCGTGTTACTGAGTACAACATCTTCTAAGCGAACCGCCACATCAGTGCGAATCAGTGttattaaaactgaaaaattcCCAACTTACCAAGGTGAAGAATCTCTTAATGATATTGGAGTGGTTTATACGCATAAATTTAATTCTTCAGTTGCCTCCAAGATTAAATTAAGCAACTACACTTCCGCCCAGAACCTCATAGACATGGAGATTTTTGGATTTGGGCTGAACGCACAGTCTGGTGCTGAGGAGCTTCTTCAATATGTCGGTGTGGAGAATCGTTTTTCGGTATCCCCCTCTAATAAGCTGGATGTTTTCATCGACTGCATTGAATCGAAAGAGCCTATTTGTTTCTCCGATTACGGCGGCCCTGCTGTTTTTGGAAATGAACTAGTAGGCGTAATAACAAGTGGTTCTAAAAATTGTATTCAAGAAATGTCGCCTAATTATGCTATAAACAAGGTAATGGCTACTGTTTTGCCAACTTACAGCTTCAAAGCTTGGCTAGACGAAATAATAAGGAATGAGGAGGCAAGAAACATAGTTTCAATTCCTACGTTCCCACAAAAACTAGTCGGAATTGAAGAACTCAATAAGTTCTCTTCTGCATTTAATCCTGTAGCTTGTGTTCATACTATTTTTCTACTTTGTATGTTTCTATTCTACTTTCATTGA